The following proteins are encoded in a genomic region of Methanomicrobiales archaeon HGW-Methanomicrobiales-1:
- a CDS encoding cation transporter encodes MSHALPVESGEGPGSYATKQRTVLISLVIDFILWIPDIIAAILSGSIVLFADAIKCGNEIIATFFAYLTIRKMAKGGAGAYDYGMGKFETITSVITGGVMFVSLAIVFVIALYRIAVPAELVHEGVLLGIILMVIGVSMNSYLWLKNYRFNQKEPSPIMDSQWRLFRAKAFSDFTVLVSLVASLEFSAFSWSLYIDPLASFVIAGFLLFSGYRVITSSLPDLLDKTLDEELQMVIVRHLAVFFNDYTALHGVRSRRSGSNVYIEIFLEFDGEKKMCDVQEVINRIKVSLETHIPKSSVSVVPTCPASSDGTSLPPPGP; translated from the coding sequence ATGTCGCATGCATTACCTGTCGAGAGTGGGGAGGGGCCGGGTTCCTATGCCACGAAACAACGGACCGTCCTGATCAGCCTGGTTATTGACTTCATCCTGTGGATCCCGGATATTATCGCCGCCATCCTCTCCGGCTCGATCGTCCTGTTTGCTGATGCTATCAAATGCGGCAACGAGATTATTGCAACCTTCTTTGCATACCTGACAATTCGCAAGATGGCAAAAGGCGGTGCCGGGGCGTATGATTATGGTATGGGCAAGTTTGAGACAATAACATCGGTCATCACTGGTGGTGTGATGTTTGTCTCGCTGGCAATCGTCTTTGTGATTGCCCTCTACCGTATCGCTGTTCCTGCAGAGCTTGTTCACGAGGGTGTGCTTCTTGGTATCATTCTTATGGTGATTGGTGTTAGCATGAATTCGTATCTCTGGCTGAAGAACTACCGGTTCAACCAGAAGGAGCCTTCACCTATCATGGACTCGCAGTGGCGGTTGTTCCGTGCAAAGGCATTTTCAGATTTCACGGTACTTGTTTCCCTGGTTGCATCCCTGGAGTTCTCCGCTTTCAGCTGGTCTCTCTATATCGACCCGCTTGCTTCGTTTGTCATCGCCGGGTTCCTCCTCTTCTCGGGATACCGGGTCATCACCTCATCCTTACCGGATCTGCTCGATAAAACCCTTGATGAAGAACTCCAGATGGTGATCGTCCGGCACCTTGCTGTTTTCTTCAATGATTATACCGCCCTGCATGGTGTGCGCTCACGCCGTTCAGGAAGCAACGTGTATATTGAGATTTTTTTGGAGTTTGATGGCGAGAAGAAGATGTGCGATGTGCAGGAGGTCATCAACCGGATCAAAGTGTCGCTTGAAACCCACATTCCCAAAAGTTCGGTGAGCGTGGTGCCGACCTGTCCGGCTTCAAGTGACGGAACTTCTCTCCCGCCCCCCGGTCCCTGA
- a CDS encoding FkbM family methyltransferase, whose translation MSPSLILPEDEPVTFLSRDAPFRQITDVFEYRFNDILPDDVVVDIGANVGAFCIRAARRARRVIAVEPVTAALLTNNIRANDVSVKVIDGALGDGKPAEICWDDRRVFASTHTLRTIKELAGGCDFLKCDCEGAEWLINPPELTGIRRLEMELHQPPIGGRPNPVLLDYIGEHYDFEIERKPVHAALGVMGVLHAVLR comes from the coding sequence ATGAGTCCCTCCCTGATTCTGCCTGAAGATGAACCGGTGACCTTTCTCTCACGGGACGCACCGTTCCGCCAGATCACCGATGTTTTTGAGTACCGGTTCAATGATATCTTACCTGATGATGTCGTGGTGGACATCGGAGCCAATGTCGGAGCGTTCTGCATCCGCGCTGCCCGCAGAGCCCGCAGGGTGATCGCTGTTGAGCCGGTGACTGCGGCCCTGCTCACCAATAATATCCGGGCAAATGATGTTTCCGTCAAGGTGATCGACGGGGCTCTTGGCGATGGAAAACCTGCGGAGATCTGCTGGGATGATCGTCGGGTTTTCGCGTCAACCCACACGCTCCGCACGATCAAGGAACTGGCTGGCGGCTGTGATTTTTTAAAATGCGATTGCGAGGGTGCCGAGTGGCTGATCAACCCTCCTGAACTCACGGGCATCAGGAGGTTAGAGATGGAACTGCACCAGCCTCCGATAGGGGGGCGCCCGAACCCGGTGCTTCTTGATTATATCGGGGAACACTATGATTTTGAGATTGAGAGAAAACCCGTGCATGCTGCGCTTGGCGTGATGGGCGTGCTCCATGCGGTGCTCCGATAA
- a CDS encoding peptidyl-arginine deiminase, whose protein sequence is MQQGPVIIGLIQMAVGNDPDEMLKKAQEKVELAAKAGAQIICLPELFKTRYFPQHIGVDAAASAETIPGASTQLFSGIARAHNVVIIVPLYEKAPDGHYYNSAVVIDADGTVSAPYHKVHIPQDPGFYEKGYFYPGEGYRVVDTRYGRIAVLICFDQWFPEAARCVALDGAEIIFYPTAIGHPGGDEPVEGDWQEAWELIQRSHAVANSIHIAAVNRVGLEETCRFFGGSFVCDAFGKVMVKAGDGEETLIVPLDLSMNQTVQQSWGFFRNRRPETYGRIGVGFPGESGVFPALRQGDTPRNRGFHMPAEWEPHDAVWLSWPHNTNTFPHLSAVEEAYYEFILAVHTSEQVELFVPSAVIHRKVRGRLREAGADLSLITLHTSEYSDVWIRDYGPTFLVNRTLQKTAMVHWDFNAWGGKYEDQIQDGRIPLAINRRLSLPLFTPGIVLEGGSIDVNGKGTLLTTRACLLNINRNPGLSADQIEERLKEYLGVERVIWLNEGVVGDDTDGHIDDIARFVGPSTVVCAYETDITDANYPTLHDNYEILRQSSDQSGKPLTVIKLPMPAPVRDGDEQYPASYTNFYIGNSVVIVPVFKDPHDAEALQIIQDLFPDRKVVGINARAMIEGFGTFHCGTQQQPRL, encoded by the coding sequence ATGCAGCAGGGACCAGTAATAATCGGGCTCATCCAGATGGCTGTCGGAAATGACCCGGATGAGATGCTAAAAAAGGCGCAGGAGAAAGTAGAGCTGGCAGCAAAGGCTGGTGCACAGATCATCTGCCTTCCGGAACTGTTCAAAACCCGCTACTTCCCGCAGCATATCGGTGTCGATGCAGCAGCATCTGCCGAAACCATTCCCGGTGCATCCACGCAACTATTTTCAGGAATTGCCCGGGCACATAATGTCGTGATCATCGTCCCGCTCTACGAAAAAGCACCTGATGGCCACTACTATAATTCAGCGGTCGTGATCGATGCCGATGGCACAGTTTCGGCTCCCTACCATAAGGTACACATCCCCCAGGATCCCGGGTTCTATGAGAAGGGATATTTCTACCCCGGCGAGGGTTACCGGGTTGTTGATACCCGGTATGGACGTATTGCGGTCCTGATCTGTTTTGACCAGTGGTTCCCGGAGGCAGCACGGTGTGTGGCACTTGACGGGGCAGAGATCATCTTTTACCCGACTGCCATCGGACATCCCGGTGGCGATGAGCCGGTTGAAGGAGACTGGCAGGAGGCATGGGAGTTGATCCAGCGGAGCCATGCCGTGGCAAACAGCATCCATATTGCCGCAGTGAACAGGGTAGGCTTGGAGGAGACCTGCCGGTTCTTCGGGGGATCCTTTGTCTGCGATGCTTTCGGTAAGGTCATGGTAAAAGCAGGTGACGGCGAGGAGACGTTGATAGTTCCGCTCGATCTCTCCATGAACCAGACGGTCCAGCAATCATGGGGATTTTTCAGGAACCGCCGTCCTGAAACGTATGGCCGGATCGGCGTTGGTTTTCCTGGGGAGAGCGGAGTGTTTCCCGCACTGCGGCAGGGAGATACTCCCCGGAACCGCGGGTTCCATATGCCAGCAGAATGGGAACCCCATGATGCAGTCTGGCTCTCCTGGCCGCACAACACCAATACATTTCCCCATCTCAGTGCAGTAGAAGAAGCATATTATGAGTTTATCCTCGCAGTCCATACATCCGAACAGGTTGAACTCTTTGTCCCTTCTGCCGTTATCCACCGCAAAGTCCGGGGAAGGCTCCGGGAGGCCGGAGCAGACCTGTCCCTCATCACCCTCCATACCAGCGAATATTCCGATGTCTGGATCCGGGATTACGGCCCTACGTTCCTGGTGAACCGTACCCTGCAGAAAACCGCCATGGTCCACTGGGACTTCAATGCCTGGGGAGGGAAATACGAAGACCAGATCCAGGATGGCAGGATCCCGCTCGCGATCAACCGCCGGCTCAGCCTGCCACTGTTCACCCCGGGGATTGTGCTTGAGGGAGGTTCGATTGATGTAAATGGCAAGGGAACGTTACTGACAACCCGTGCCTGCCTCCTCAACATCAATCGTAACCCCGGCTTATCAGCCGACCAGATCGAAGAGCGGCTCAAAGAGTATCTCGGGGTCGAGAGGGTGATATGGCTCAATGAAGGGGTTGTCGGTGACGATACCGATGGGCATATCGATGATATTGCCCGGTTTGTCGGCCCGTCAACGGTAGTCTGCGCCTATGAAACGGATATCACCGATGCAAATTACCCGACCCTGCATGACAATTATGAGATACTCCGGCAGTCCTCTGACCAGAGCGGCAAACCCCTCACGGTCATTAAACTGCCCATGCCGGCTCCCGTCCGGGATGGCGACGAGCAATACCCGGCAAGTTATACCAATTTCTATATCGGGAATTCGGTGGTAATCGTTCCGGTTTTCAAGGATCCACATGATGCCGAAGCGTTGCAGATCATCCAGGATCTTTTCCCCGATCGGAAAGTGGTGGGGATCAATGCCCGGGCAATGATCGAAGGATTCGGTACCTTCCACTGCGGAACCCAGCAGCAGCCACGGTTATAA
- a CDS encoding QacE family quaternary ammonium compound efflux SMR transporter, translating to MVATAWVILFIAGLLETGWAVGLKYTEGWTKILPSAVTLLFMAGSFYLLSKSLEDLPIGTAYAVWTGIGAVGTVVIGILVLGESRDVLRVLCILLIVSGIIGLMVISPESSG from the coding sequence ATGGTCGCAACTGCATGGGTAATCCTTTTCATCGCCGGGCTGCTTGAGACCGGATGGGCTGTCGGGCTCAAATACACTGAAGGGTGGACAAAGATTCTGCCATCTGCAGTAACCCTCCTTTTCATGGCCGGGAGTTTTTACCTGCTCTCCAAATCTTTAGAAGATCTTCCCATCGGGACTGCATACGCGGTCTGGACAGGGATCGGGGCGGTTGGTACGGTAGTTATCGGTATACTGGTGCTCGGGGAGTCGCGGGATGTGTTGAGGGTATTGTGCATCCTGTTGATCGTTTCCGGTATTATCGGCCTCATGGTTATAAGCCCGGAATCATCAGGATAG
- a CDS encoding nitroreductase gives MSDDIFEQKNMHLDQILADRRSYRMFRPEFPKEDDIRRILHAGLLAPYAAAAVGGSKDYFRRFFAMKKGSVSLNAAVPLVMEQANVMAQGLEKEMETNPVLREKAVTFVQRLGMIRKMGRVPGVGNAPYFIVVAERKGFPPVELQSLAHCLENMWLKATALELGFQIVSITSQMSGNAAFCNILGIPVGEWELMGCAVGYPADELSPSIRPPVEDVTRWLE, from the coding sequence ATGAGCGATGATATTTTCGAACAGAAAAACATGCATCTCGACCAGATCCTCGCTGATCGCCGGTCCTACCGGATGTTCAGGCCAGAGTTTCCAAAAGAGGATGACATCCGCCGAATCCTTCATGCAGGACTGCTTGCTCCCTATGCTGCAGCGGCTGTAGGGGGATCGAAGGATTACTTCCGGCGTTTCTTTGCGATGAAGAAGGGATCGGTAAGCCTGAATGCGGCAGTTCCCCTTGTCATGGAACAGGCAAACGTCATGGCGCAGGGACTGGAAAAGGAGATGGAAACAAACCCGGTGCTCCGGGAAAAGGCAGTCACCTTTGTCCAGCGCCTTGGCATGATCCGGAAGATGGGAAGAGTCCCCGGTGTAGGCAATGCCCCGTATTTCATCGTGGTTGCTGAGCGAAAGGGATTCCCTCCGGTAGAACTCCAGTCGCTTGCGCACTGCCTCGAGAATATGTGGCTGAAAGCAACCGCCCTCGAACTGGGATTCCAGATCGTCTCCATTACATCGCAGATGTCGGGCAATGCGGCGTTCTGCAACATACTGGGAATTCCTGTTGGAGAATGGGAACTGATGGGGTGCGCTGTCGGGTACCCGGCAGACGAACTCTCCCCCTCCATCCGCCCGCCGGTGGAAGATGTGACCCGGTGGCTGGAATAA
- a CDS encoding SAM-dependent methyltransferase gives MGLKEHLRGIIPEQALSHLSDHFDVIGDIAVISIPQELSGYKPVIAQEIVSRRRNIYTVLNKVAKVAGDKRTASYEILAGDTTVTLHHEFGFEYRLDVSRVFFNTRLAYERMRVIDQVEDGERVLVPFCGVGPFAIPAAAKGAQVIAVEQNPDAFFWLEENISLNKVRKNLTAIHGDACDTRLLPLQKFDRIIIPAPYGMDRVLDLLLPFVERGGMLHFYTFKTRNEIPALIEGYTQKGFGITYYNTCGNVAPGVSRWVFDLVYSPRP, from the coding sequence ATGGGACTTAAAGAACATCTGCGAGGGATCATTCCGGAACAGGCACTATCCCACCTGTCGGATCATTTTGACGTGATCGGGGATATCGCTGTCATTTCAATCCCGCAGGAACTCTCCGGTTATAAGCCGGTCATTGCACAGGAGATTGTCTCCCGGAGAAGGAACATCTACACGGTGCTCAACAAAGTGGCCAAGGTAGCCGGGGATAAAAGAACCGCGAGCTATGAGATTCTTGCCGGGGATACAACTGTAACACTGCACCATGAATTCGGTTTTGAGTACCGTCTTGATGTGAGCCGGGTATTTTTCAATACCCGTCTTGCCTATGAGCGGATGCGGGTCATCGACCAGGTAGAGGATGGTGAACGGGTCCTGGTACCGTTCTGCGGCGTGGGGCCGTTTGCCATTCCTGCCGCAGCCAAAGGTGCACAGGTCATTGCAGTTGAACAGAATCCGGATGCATTTTTCTGGCTTGAGGAAAATATCAGCCTCAACAAGGTACGGAAAAATCTCACGGCCATCCACGGGGATGCCTGCGATACCCGTCTTCTCCCGCTCCAGAAGTTCGACCGGATCATTATTCCGGCACCCTATGGCATGGACAGGGTTCTTGACCTCCTTTTACCGTTCGTGGAACGAGGCGGAATGCTGCATTTCTATACCTTCAAAACCCGGAACGAGATCCCTGCACTCATCGAAGGATATACACAGAAAGGATTCGGGATCACCTATTACAATACCTGCGGCAATGTCGCACCCGGCGTAAGCCGCTGGGTATTCGATCTGGTTTATTCGCCCCGCCCGTAA
- a CDS encoding transcriptional regulator produces MKNRIKVYRALHDLTQEALADKLAVTRQTILAIEKGKYDPSLDLAFRISELFGIPVEKLFIRSAEGEDTPQFED; encoded by the coding sequence ATGAAAAACCGGATCAAGGTCTACCGGGCATTACACGATCTCACGCAGGAAGCCCTGGCTGACAAACTGGCGGTAACCCGGCAGACCATCCTTGCCATAGAGAAAGGAAAATACGATCCTTCCCTTGACCTCGCATTCCGGATCTCGGAATTATTCGGTATTCCGGTAGAAAAATTATTTATCCGCAGTGCTGAGGGCGAGGATACACCGCAGTTTGAGGATTGA
- a CDS encoding 4Fe-4S ferredoxin: protein MKTIIYYFTGTGNSLATAKTLCARLGDCELVSIPTLAGSTAEIVPVADRVGIVGPVYDFGLPSIVATFAERLNLSGTGYCFAVLTMGGMGGSALHQLDGIIQHHGGRQLDAAFTVRMPGNFVPLYAPPQGKKQEDMLVQAEARIGEIAGMIDKGLIVRPGMSPMTSLLRHFMYPGFIGQVHDADRNFTVNEKCTSCGICSQVCPVQNIVMENEKPSWKHHCELCLACLHFCPVAAIQWGPKTAKRGRYKNPAVTIADMKKQRGE, encoded by the coding sequence ATGAAAACGATTATTTATTATTTTACCGGTACCGGAAACTCGCTGGCAACTGCAAAGACACTCTGTGCCCGTCTCGGGGACTGCGAACTCGTATCGATACCCACGCTTGCGGGATCAACCGCAGAGATCGTTCCGGTTGCAGATCGTGTTGGCATTGTTGGTCCAGTCTATGACTTTGGCCTCCCCTCCATTGTCGCAACGTTTGCAGAACGTCTCAATCTCTCCGGCACCGGCTATTGCTTTGCCGTGCTCACCATGGGTGGCATGGGTGGTTCTGCCCTCCACCAGCTGGATGGTATCATCCAGCACCATGGTGGCAGGCAGCTGGACGCAGCCTTTACCGTCAGGATGCCGGGCAACTTCGTCCCCCTCTACGCGCCGCCTCAGGGAAAAAAACAGGAGGATATGCTTGTGCAGGCCGAAGCACGTATCGGAGAAATTGCAGGAATGATCGATAAGGGATTAATAGTCCGGCCGGGAATGTCGCCCATGACGTCATTACTCAGGCATTTCATGTATCCGGGCTTTATTGGACAGGTACATGATGCTGACAGGAATTTCACGGTCAATGAAAAATGCACCTCCTGTGGGATCTGCTCCCAGGTATGTCCTGTCCAGAATATCGTCATGGAGAACGAAAAGCCATCCTGGAAACATCATTGCGAGCTCTGTTTAGCCTGCCTGCATTTCTGCCCGGTTGCCGCGATCCAGTGGGGGCCAAAGACTGCAAAACGGGGACGGTATAAAAATCCGGCCGTCACCATTGCAGATATGAAAAAACAGCGCGGCGAATAA